The Rhizobium rosettiformans genomic sequence GCCGGCCACCATGTCGGCATACATCTTGCCGCAGTAGTTCGACAGCATCACGCCATGCCCGGAATAGCCGGCGAGCGATGTCACGCCGGGCATCACGTCCCGGGCAAAAGGTTTGCGCGGCAGGGTAATGCCGACCGAGCCACCCCAGCCATGGGTGATCTCGATGTTCTTGAGATCGGGATAGATCTCGGCGATCTGCCGGCGGATATGGGTCGAGATATCGCGGGGGCTGTCGGCGGTATAGGCCTCGCGCCCGCCGAACAGCAGCCGTCCGTCGCGGCTCTTGCGGAAGTAGCGCACCACGAAGCGACTGTCGGCCACGGCCTCGGAGCCCTTGAGTACCTGCGGGAATTTGCTCAGCGGTTCCGTCGCTCCGATGAAGGAGCGGATCGGCATCACATGCGATGCCGTTACCGGTTCCAGATTGCCGATATAGGCATTGGTCGCGATCAGCAGCCGTTCGGCGGTGATGGTGCCGCGCGCCGTGTCGATCACGGTCTTGCCGCCTTCCTGGCGAATGGCGGTCGCCGGCGTCATTTCGTGTATCCTGGCGCCGGCCTGGTGGGCCACGCGTGCGAGGCCGACCAGCAGCTTCAGCGGATGGATATGACCCGTGCCGGTATCGCGCACCCCGTAATGATACCGCGTCGAACCGACACGCTCATGCGTCTCTTCCCGGTCCATGAAGGAGATATGCGGATAGCCGTAACGCACCGCCATGACCTCGGCATCGTGCCGATAGTCCGATTCCCAGCCGCGCTTGTGCGCTACGTTCAACTGGCCGGGCATGTATTCGATATCGATGCCGTGCTGCTCGGCGAAGTCCAGCAGGTAGTGCTTGGCGTTTTCCGCCATGTCGAAGAGCGCCTTCGACCGTTCGAAACCGAGCTCGGCTTCCAACTCGCCAGGCCAGGCCCTTTGGCCGGTGCCGAGCTGCCCGCCATTGCGCCCCGAAGCGCCGTCCCCGAAGCGGCTGCCTTCGATCAGTACGACCGAGACGCCCAGGCGTGCGAGATTGAAGGCCGCCTGCAGACCTGTGAAGCCGCCACCGATGATGGCGACGTCAGCGGAGACAGAGCCATCGAGGGCCGGATATTCCGGCCGCTCGCCCACACTTGCCTGATACCAGGAGATCCCCGGCGCGATCGGGCTTTGCCATGTCATGGGTTCGCCTCCCTCATACGTTGAGCAGGAGGAATTCGCGTTCCCACGGGCTGATCACCTGCATGAAGGTCTCGAACTCGCCGCGCTTCACACCGGCATAGAGGCCGACAAACTCTGAACCGAAGACCTCGTGGAAGTCGGTTTCACCCTCGAGCAGGGCCACGGCTTCCAGGAGGCCGCGCGGCAGGTCGACGGAGCCTTCATTGGCCGAACCTTCTGCCGCCGCCGTCGGCTCGATTTCCTTGACGATGCCGAGATAGCCGCAGGCAAGCGACGCCGCGAGCGCCAGATACGGATTGGCGTCCGAACTCGGCAGGCGGTTCTCGACGCGCCGTGCCGCGGAATCCGAAACCGGCACGCGGAAGGCCGTCGTGCGGTTGTCGTAACCCCAGGCATTGTTGACGGGCGCGGCCATATCCGGCGTCAGGCGACGGTAGGAATTCACGTAAGGCGCCAGCATCACCAGCGAGCTCGGCACATATTTCTGCATGCCACCGATGAAGTGGAAGAATTCCGGCGAGGCCGAGCCGTCGGGGTTGGAGAAGATGTTCTTGCCTGTCTTGGCGTCGACCACCGACTGGTGGATATGCATCGCCGATCCCGGCTGGCCCTGCATGGGCTTTGCCATGAAGGTCGCATAGATCCCATGCTTGAGCGCCGCTTCGCGGATCGTGCGCTTGAACATGAAGACCTGATCAGCAAGCTCGATCGGATTGCCGTGGCGCAGGTTGATTTCCAGCTGTGCCGGACCCTCCTCGTGGATCAGGGTGTCGATCTCCAGCCCCTGCTTCTCCGAGAAGTGATAGATGTCGTCGATCAACTCGTCGAACTCGTTGATCGCGGCGATCGAATAGCCCTGGCCGCCGATGATCGAACGACCGGAGCGCCCCTTCGGCGGATGCAGCGGATAGTCCGGGTCGTCGTTCATCGCGACGAGATAGAACTCGATTTCCGGCGCAACCACCGGCTTCCAGCCCTTTTCGTCGTAAAGGCGCAGCACGTTCTTCAAGACATTGCGCGGCGTGTAGGAGACGTTCTCCCCGTCCACATTGACGATGTCGCAGATCACCTGTGCGGTCGGATCCGTTTCCCACGGCACGACTGAAAGCGTCGAAAGATCCGGCAAGAGCTTCAGATCGCTGTCGCGCGGCTCGTAGCGAAAATTCGCCGTTTCGTCAGGATATTCGCCGGAGATCGTATGGCGATAGAGCGCCGAGGGGAGCGCCAGCGACGTGTTCGAGGTGAATTTCGACGACGGCATCATCTTGCCGCGCGGAACGCCGGCTAAGTCAGGCGTGATGCATTCGATATCCTCGATGCCGCGGGCTCTCAGCCAGGTGGCCGCTTCCTTCCAGTTCGAGACGCCGCGCTTGGATCCGGGATCCGGCGGGATCACCGCCTTCTTGGAGGGAGCACTGTGGGATCTCATCATGGATTTCTTCGCGGGCATGTCTCACCGGTTGGTTGTTGATGCGGGTCATCATAGCCAGACTTTGGCCTTTGGCCAGCCGGACGCGTTGACTTTGATCATAAGTTTGTCGAGACAGGCGGCAGATCCCCGGGAGCATCAGCATGGCCAGCAACTACGACGTCGCGATCATCGGAGCCGGTGCCGCCGGCATGATGGCGGCTTTCACAGCGGGTCAGCGGGGCAAATCCGTCATCGTTCTCGACCATGCCAAGGCGCCTGGTGAAAAGATCCGCATCTCCGGTGGCGGCCGCTGCAACTTCACCAATCTTCATGCCGGCCCTAAGAATTACATTTCTGAGAATCCGCATTTCGCCAAGTCGGCGCTCGCCCGCTACACACCTTATGATTTCATCGCCATGGTCGACCGCCACAAGATCGCCTGGCACGAAAAGACCCTTGGCCAACTCTTCTGCGATGACAGCGCCAAGGACATCATCCGCATGCTGCTCGAAGAAATGCGCGCGGTGCATGTCGACCTGAAACTCTCCTGCGAAATTTCCGAAGTTGAAAAGGGCCCGGACGGTTTCCGCCTCTCCACGAGTGAAGGACCGATCCGTGCCGCAAGCCTGGTGATGGCATCAGGCGGCAAGTCGATCCCCAAGATGGGCGCGACCGGCTTTGCCTATCGCATCGCCGAGCAGTTCGGCCTGCCCGTCACCGAAACCCGGCCGGCTCTCGTGCCTCTCACGCTCGAGCCTAATCTCCTGGGCGAACTGTCGGAGCTCTCCGGCGTCGCCGTCGATGCCGATGTCGCTTGCGGCAAGACCCGCTTCCATGAGGCGCTCCTCTTTACCCATCGCGGACTGTCCGGCCCTTCCATCCTGCAGATATCAAGCTATTGGCGGGAAGGCGACGAGATCCAGCTCTCGTTAGAGCCTGGCGTCGATATCCTCGAACACCTGAAGACGGCCAAGCGCGAAAACGGCCGACAGCAGGTCCAGACCGTGCTTGCCCAGTATCTGCCCAAGCGCCTCGCTCAATATCTCGCGGAGACCGCCAAGCTGGAACGTCCGCTCGCCGATCTCCCCGACAAGGCCTTGTCATCGCTTTCCGAGCGCATCCGCCGCTGGCCGATCAAGCCTGCGGGATCGGAAGGCTACCGCACGGCCGAAGTGACGCTCGGCGGCGTCGACACCGACGCGCTCGACAGCCGTAGCATGCAGGCGAAAACCGTGCCGGGCCTCTACTTCATCGGTGAGTGCGTCGATGTCACCGGCTGGCTCGGAGGCTATAATTTCCAGTGGGCCTGGGCTTCGGGTCATGCGGCCGGCGAGGCCGTCTGAGCAAAGTCTCACGCTCCGGACAAGCTTATGCGGGTAATTCAGAGCTTGTTAACATGCGTCGGTCATCCTGCCTGAATGCCGGTGTGATATACTCAGATATCGCGACATGAGGTCTGGCCGGCTAAAGGCCCCGCAAGGGCATGACCTTCCCTGGCCGCATCAAGGACCGCGCCCCATGAACCATGAGACCCGCAAGCCCCGTGCCATCGCCATTGCCGTCACGCGCAGCCGTGACGCAGAGCGCGCCCGTTTGCGCCATGTCAGCATCGTCTGCCTTTATGCCGCCAGCGCCCTCGCTGCGCTTGCCTTCGGTCTCCTCGGCTAAGGCACCTCGAAGACCCACCTTTTCAGTGGCAGCCAATCGCTTTTCCGCGGTTTGACAACAGCCACCCTGTCGCCCCCCGAGACTTCGGTGGTGGCCGTTTTTCCTCGATTACCGATCTCTGTCCCGCTTCGGGATGCCTGCCCGTGGCCTTAACTCCGTCTTGAGACTTTTACTGCAACTGTTCCCGCTGGGTAGGAGTGTAGACGGCAAAGACGACAGTTTGCGCCGTCATATTTTAAGGTTTCGGCGCAGGAATAACGCCGTCTTCGTTTGGAGGAACAATGTTGATCGATCAAATACTGTCGCGCTTTTCGATTTCGACCAAGGTCCTGGCCTTTGTGCTGCCCTTCGTCCTGTCGATCACCGCAGTCGGTCTCATGGGCCTCTACGCATCTGGCCTCCTGCAGCAGCGGATGGAAATTTCCAACGGCACGATGCGTTCGCTGAACGGCTTCCGAAACGTCAATGCCGCCATGACCCACTTCCTTGATCAGACCTCTGAGGAAACGCGCAGCGCCGTGCTGGACCAGCTCGCGTCCCAGCAGTCGACGCTCACGCAGAACATCTCCGAAATCGGTGCCGACGGCACGGGTCGCAACTTCCTCGACGAGGCGATCGCTGGCACGGGCGCCGTCAACGAGAAGATCGATGCGCTCTGGCAGCTGCACGAGGCAGAGGTGAAGCTGGCCGCATCGATCCAGGACCACCTGACGGGCCTGATGGCGCAGCAGATCCGCGTGTCGGACGAGGCGCAGAAACTGCAGCGCGCCGTCGTCGGTGGTGAAAACGATGCCAAGGGCGCGCTGAAGGAAGCCGAGCGCCTGTCTTCTGGCGCCAAGCATCTCTCAGAGGTCTTCAAGGGCTTCTTCTCTGCCGGCATTCCGGAAGAGCAATTCCCCTACCTGCAGAAGCAATTGCCTGAACTGGTGAAGACCCAGCGCAAGATCGCCAATGCACTGCCCACTGAAAGCAGGGATATGGGCAAGGCCCTCCTGGCTTCGATCAACGAGATCAAGGCGAGAGTCGCGACCGGCGACATGAGCCTCGAGAACGGCCGCGCCGTTGGCTCGATCATTTCCGGCTTCCGCGGCTTCGAAGCGACGCTCAGCGCCGGTGCCGCCGTCAAATATGCAGAATCCGTTCAGAAATTCGCAGCTGTCGAGACCGGCGCCGTACAGGCGGCCGATGTTCTCGTCGGCAGCCGCACCCTGATCGCTGACGTCTACGATCTGCGCATCATGACCGCCACCTTCCTTAATGTGAAGGACGACAAGACCCGCGAACCGATCCTGCGCCAGATCAAGCTGATCGGCGACAATCTCGCCGTTCTCGGTGGCAGCATCGCCGACAAAGCCTTCTACGACAGCCTGACGGGAGCCATCACGCCGCTGCTTGCCTCGCTCACTGCCGATACCGAAGCCCTCGTGAAGACGAGCGCCGACCGTATCGCGAGCTTCGATCAGGCGAGCCGCACTATGGACGCCATCTGGGCGTCGCTCACCTCCTTTGCTGATCTGCAGAAGGATGTTGCCGGCACCGAGCGCCAGGAAGCAAACCGCCTGTCGATCGGCACCATGATCGCTGGCGTCATGCTCGCCGTCATTGGCGGTATCGCCCTGGTCCTGACCCTGCAGCGTCCGATCACCCGCATCACCACAACCATGCAGCGTCTGGCCGAAGGTGACCTCGAAGCCGGTATTGCCGGCGACAAGCGCGGTGACGAGATCGGCGCCATGGCTCGCGCACTCGCCGTCTTCAAGACGAATGCCCGTACCAAGCTCGAAATCGAATCCGAGCGGCAGCGCGAGCAGATGGAAGCGGAAGCCGAGCGGCGCCGCAACGACGAGGAAAAGCAGGCGCTCGACCGGGAGATCGAGCATGCTGTCGGCAAGCTCGCCCAGGCCCTGGAGCGGCTTGCCAATGGCGACATCTCCTTCGAGATCGAAGGCCGTTTCCACGGACGTTTGGAACAGCTCCGCAACGACTTCAACCTGTCGCTGTCGCGCCTTCGCGATACCATGCACCAGATCTCTGGCAATGTTGACCAGATCCAGAACAACGGCCGTCAGATGGCGCAGTCTGCGCTCGATCTCGCCCGTCGCACCGAGCAGCAGGCAGCCTCGCTTGAGGAGACCGCCGCTGCCGTCGATGAGATCACGGCCGCCGTCCGCTCGTCCTCGGAGCGCGCCGAAATGGTGAACGGCGTCGTCCGCGAAGCGAAGAAGAACGCCGACGAATCCGCCGTCGTCGTCGGCAGCGCGATTTCCGCCATGGGCCGTATCGAGGAGGCCTCGCGGCAAATCTCCAACATCATCGGCGTGATCGACGAGATCGCCTTCCAGACGAACCTGCTCGCCCTCAACGCCGGTGTCGAAGCCGCCCGCGCCGGTGAGGCCGGCAAGGGCTTTGCCGTCGTCGCTCAGGAAGTGCGCGAACTTGCGCAGCGCTCGGCCGGTGCCGCAAAGGAAATCAAGGCGCTCATCAACCGTTCGGCCGAAGAGGTGGCGAGCGGCTCCACCCATGTTCAGCAGACGGGCACCGTGCTCTCGCGCATCGGCGGCCAGATCGCCATGATCAGCGAGCATATCGAGAAGATCGCCGAGACGAGCAGCGAACAGTCTGGCGCGCTGCAGGAGGTCAATGGTGCCGTCGGTCGCATGGACCAGATGACCCAGCAGAATGCCGCGATGGTAGAGGAGGCGACTGCCGCCACCCAGGACCTCTCGGCCCAGACAGATCAGCTGCGGGATCTGCTCCAGCAGTTCCGCATCGAATCCGATCGTCAGCGGTCTGTCGACCGCGCCGCCTGAAGTCCCAGCTTCGACAAACGGAAAAGCCCGGTCACCGTGCCGGGCTTTTTTGCATCAGGCCTCAGCCAGACGACAAGGCCTGCCGCGATCGGTCTTTCGATCGACCGGTTTGTCTGCCCCGCGCGCCAGATTTTCGCGCACTTTTCGAACGAGGCGCCGAAGGCGTGCCCACGGCGCTTCGCCGTACTGCGCATAGAATTCGTCTTCGGACAGCTTGTCTTTCTGCCCTCGTTCCTGTTTCAGCGCGGCGATGGCAAGGGCTGCATAAACTTCGTGCATGACGGATCTCCTGGTGTTGATGCCGTCTTCTCTTTTATCCGTCATTTTTGGAGGCAAACACACTCAGGATCGTGTTATGTATTTCATCTATGAAAGACATCACCTGGGACGCCTATCAATTATTCCTGGCCGTTGCGCGACATGGCGGGCTTTCGGCCGCCGCAGAAGCCACGGGTCTGAGTGCAGCCACGCTCGGCCGGCGCATGGTCGAGCTCGAGCATGCTCTGGGCCGGGAGCTCTTCCTGCGCAGTCAGACCGGTTATCGCCTGACCAGCGATGGCAGCCAGCTTCTCGAACATCTCCTTGAACTCGAAGTCGGCAGCAGACGGGTGGAGGAGTGGCGGCGTGGCAAGGCCGGCCAGTCCCTGGTACGCATCAGTCTCGGCACCTGGATCGCCTGGCTGCTTTGCCAGAACATGGCGGTCATCCGCACCCCGCGCGACGAGTTCCGCATCGACCTGCATGTCGCCGAGCAGCGCGCCAGGCTGTCGCATCGGGAGAGCGACATCGGCATCCGCGCCTTTGAACCTGAAGAGCCGAACCTAGCCGCGATCCCCGCGGGTGAGGTCGCCTATGCGGCTTACAAGGCACGCAACAGGGAATGGATGGGGCCAGAGCCCTGGGTCGCGGTCGATGACGAGAATGCCGTCTCGGCCTATCTGCGCTGGCCGCGCCAGAACGCGCCCGAGCGCATCGTCGCGACGGTCAATCGCCCGCGGTCACTGAGGGATCTGGTCAGGGCAGGGGCCGGTGTCGGCGTGCTTCCCTGCTTCGTTGGGGATCTCGATCCGACGCTTGAGCGGGTTGGCGAGGAAATCCCGGAACTGCGCCATCGCCAGTGGATCGTCATCAACAATGACGATCGTCATCGAAGCGATATCCGCTTGGTGGCCGATCGGCTCGCAAAACTGTTGAAGTCGCATCGGGATGTTCTGGCGGGCAAGCGCCCCAGCACCAGCAGCTGACGTCAAGCCGAAAATGAAAAACCCGCACGACGACCGGCACTCCTCCTCAGAGGCGATCATCGCGCGGGAACCGATCCGGAGGTCAGGGGCCGGACGGGGAATGTCTTCGCGCTCAGGCGGCCTGATGGCTGCCCTGGGTCACGATGACGGGGATCAAGAGATCACCCCAGTTGCCGTCGCCGCCGTGATGGCGGGCCGAGCGGACCAGTTCGACCGAAACGCCGGCATCGACGGCCTTCATGATCGAATGGTTGAGACGGTGCAGGTCGTTGGCCAGCATGCGGATCATCGCCTGCTGATCGGTGCTCATGGCCGAGGACTGTTCTTCGGCGCGTTCCTTGACTCGGGTCTGGGGTGTCATGGCATTTCTCCTCTTGGTGTTGGGGGTTTTTGAAGTCTTGTTGCAGGGATAGCTTGGCCCCTCATCCGGCTGCCGCCACCTTCTCCCCGCAAGCGGGGAGAAGACGCATTCGGAGGCGTTGGCTTTGGGGCTCCCCCTCTCCCCGCTTGCGGGGAGAGGGTAGGGTGAGGGGCAGTCGCCCAGGTTTACTCAGCAGCCGGCTTGAACTGCTCGGTTTCGGTCGATTCCTTCATCGCGGTCGTCGAGGACTGGCCGGCGGTGATGGCGAGCGAGACGGCGTCGAAGTAACCGGTGCCGACTTCGCGCTGGTGCTTGGTCGCGGTGTAACCATTGACCTCAGCCGCGAATTCCGCCTCCTGCAGCTCCGAATAGGCGGCCATCTGGCGATTCTTGTAGCCGCGCGCCAGTTCGAACATGCCGAAGTTCAGCTGGTGGAAGCCGGCAAGCGTGATGAACTGGAACTTGTAGCCCATCGCACCGAGTTCCCGCTGGAACTTCGCGATCGTGGCGTCGTCCAGGTTCTTCTTCCAGTTGAACGAAGGCGAGCAGTTATAGGCGAGCTTCTTGCCCGGATGGACCTTGTGCACGGCCTCTGCGAACTTGCGGGCCTGTTCGAGATCCGGCTTGCCGGTCTCCATCCAGATCATGTCGCAGTAGGGCGCATAGGCGATTGCACGGGCAATGCAGGGTTCGATGCCGTTCTTCACCTGATAGAAACCCTCCGCCGTGCGGCCGGCATCGTAGTCGACGAAGGGCTGGTCGCGCTCATCGATGTCGGAGGTCAGAAGCTTGGCAGCTTCCGCATCAGTACGGGCAACGATCAGCGTCGGAACACCCATGATATCGGCAGCCAGACGGGCAGCCGTCAGGTTGCGGATATGGGCGGCCGTCGGGATCAGAACCTTGCCGCCGAGATGACCGCATTTCTTTTCAGAGGCGAGCTGGTCTTCGAAGTGCACGCCCGCAGCGCCGGCTTCGATAAAGGCCTTCATGATCTCGAAGGCGTTCAACGGTCCGCCGAAACCGGCTTCAGCGTCTGCGACGATCGGGGCGAACCAGGTATCGACCGAAAGGCCCTTGCCTTCCTGCGTTTCGATCTGGTCGGCACGCTGCAGTGTGCGGTTGATGCGCTTGGCAAGCTCCGGTGCTGCATTGGCCGGATAGAGCGACTGGTCCGGATACATGGCCGAAGCCGTGTTGGCGTCGGCAGCAACCTGCCAACCGGAGAGATAGATGGCCTTGAGGCCAGCGCGAACCATCTGCATGGCCTGGTTGCCGGAGAGCGCGCCGAGTGCGTTGATGAAGGGCTCTTCGTTGATCAGCTGCCACAGGCGGTTGGCGCCCATTTCGGCAAGCGTATACTTGATCTCGACCGAGCCGCGCAGGCGCTGTACGTCTGCTGCAGTGTAGGGACGATCGATGCCGTCATAGCGGCCCTTGGGGGCATTCGGAACGAGATTGTAAAATTCAGTCATGTCGGGTCTCCCTGTTCACTGCAGGAAGCGGGGTCAGCCAGATTTCTCGAGGCTGTTTGGCCGCTTCTGATGTGACTAGATTTACACCGCACTGCAAAAGACGACCAGAAAATTCGATAAAACAACGGGATGAAAGAGGTTAGGCTGTCTTGTCTTTGACAGAAGATCCATGTAAATTTGTAAAAGTAGTCAATGCGCCGGCGCGAGCCTGACCCGTCTAATCTTGTAAAGGAGCTGTAAATTGGCAGAGCGCAAGATTTTCGCGGGCCCGCGCGTCCGCCGCATCAGAAACGGCCTTGGCCTCACCCAGACGGCTATGGCCGAGGCGCTGGAAATCTCGCCGTCCTATCTCAATCTGATCGAGCGCAATCAGCGGCCGCTCACGGTCCAGCTGCTCCTCAAGCTCGCCTCGGTCTACAAGGTTGATCTGGACGAGCTGCAGGGTGAGGCCGGTGGATCAACGAGCCAGCTGCGCGAGGTCTTCGCCGACCCCCTTCTGTCGGGCGAACTGCCCGGCGATCAGGAGCTGATCGAAGTGGCAGAAGCGGCCCCCAATGCCGCGAGCGGCATCGTCAAGCTCTACAGGGCTTACCGCGAGCAGGCGGCCCGGCTCTCCGATCTCGCCGATCTTCTGGCCCGCGAGGGGCACGAAACGTCTCTGTCGGGCGCCCGCCTGCCGATCGATGAGGTGAGAGAAGTCTTCGAACGCCGGCCCAACTATTTCGCGCGCCTTGATGAAGCCGCCGAGACCTTCCATGCGGGTCTGAACCTTGCGCCCGGTGATGATCTCGCGGTCGCGCTGAAGGCTTGGCTGCGCTCCACCCATGGCATCGTGGTTCGCGCCTTGCCGGTTCAGACCATGCCGTCGCTGCGCCGCCGTTACGACCGCCATTCCATGCGTCTCTTCCTCTCCGAGCGGCTGTCTCCCTTCGATCAGTTGCGCGAAGTGGCGATGGAGGTCGTGCTTCTGGCGCTGAGCGATGATGTCCAGGCTGAACTGGATGCGCTGGGGCTGTCCTCCGGCGAGGCGCGCCGGATCGCCCGTTTCGAGCTGGCACGTTATACGGCGCATGCCCTGATGATGCCCTACGGCGCCTTTCTCTCGGCCGCGATCCGCGCCCGCTACGACATCGACGTGCTGCGTGCCCGTTTCAATGTCTCCTTCGAGCAGGCCGCCAACCGCCTGACCATGCTTCAGCGCCCGGGTGCTGCGGGCGTGTCCTTCTTCATGATGGAAATCGACAATGCGGGAAACCGTTTCCGCCGCGCCGGTGCGACAGGCTTCCCGCATTCGAAATTCGGTGGCGGCTGTCCAAAGCTGAACGTCCACGCCGCCTTTGCCCAGCCGGGCCAGGTCCTGGTCGAGCAGGTGGAAATGCCGGATGGCAGTGGTTTCGTGACGATTTCACGGACCCTTGAAGGTCCGCAGGCCGGTTTTGGCGAACGTATCAGACGCACGGCACTCCTGGTCGGCTGTGACGCCGCGAGCCGCGAAGAGGTGGCCTATGCCGCCGCTTTGCCCGATCGATCCCAGCCGGCAATTTCGATCGGGCCTGCATGCCGGCTATGCGAACGTTCTGGCTGCCTGGCGCGCGCCGAGCCGCCTCTCACCCGCCCGCTGGGCCTCGACGAGATGGTGACTGGGCTCTCCGCCTTCGATTTCCAATGAAACGAATTAACCCGATAAAGCATTCGCGACTGCGAAGAATTTCGCTTGTCGCCCGTCCAAATCCTTTCTAGTCTCTTAAAAAATAACGGGAATGGCATAGGGGGCTCTCCGCTCCCCAAGGCTGGAACAGGAGAAAAAATGAAGGCTCATTTCATTCGTACGGCGTCAGTGGCCCTGGCGACGATCTTCATCGCATCGGCTGTCCAGGCGCAGGAACGCGTCGTCAACGTCTACAATTGGTCCGACTATATCGACGAGTCCGTCCTTGCTGATTTCACCAAGGAAACCGGCATCAGGGTCGTTTACGACGTTTTCGATTCCAACGAGCTGCTCGAGACCAAACTGCTCGCAGGCGGCTCCGGTTACGATGTCGTCGTGCCGACGGCGCCGTTCCTTGCGCGCCAGATCCAGGCCGGCGTCTTCCAGAAGCTCGACAAGTCCAAGCTCACCAACCTGCAAAACCTCTGGCCGATGGTCTCCGAGCGACTCGCGAAATATGACCCCGGCAACGAATATGCCGTCAATTACATGTGGGGCACGACGGGCATCGGTTACAATGTGGCCAAGGTCAAGGAAGCGCTCGGTGCCGATTTCACCGTCGACAGCTGGGATGCGATCTTCAAGCCTGAGAATGCCGAGAAGCTGAAGTCCTGCGGCGTCAACATCCTCGACGCGTCGGATGAGACCTTCGCGATCGCGATGAACTACATCGGGAAGGACCCGGACAGCAAGGAAACGGCTGACCTTGAAGCCGGCGGCGAAGTCTATATGAATATCCGCCCCTCGGTCCGCACCTTCAATTCCTCCGCCTATATCGATGATCTCGCCAATGGCGACATCTGCGTGACCATCGGCTGGTCGGGCGACATTCTGCAGGCGAAGGCCCGTGCGGAAGAGGCCAATAACGGTGTCGAGATCGACTACGTGATCCCGAAGGAAGGCACCTACATGTGGTTCGACAACATGGCGATCCCGGCAGATGCCAAGAACGTCGCCGAGGCGCATGAATTCATCAACTTCCTGATGCGCCCGGATGTCATCGCCAAGGCCTCCAACTACGTCCAGTATGCCAATGGCAATCTGGCGTCGAAGGAATTGCTCGATCCCGAGGTCAAGGACAATCCGGCTGTCTATCCGCCGGAAGAGGTCATGGCCAAGCTCTTCACGATTTCGCCTTATGGCCCGCGTGAACAACGCGTGCTGAACCGGGTCTGGACACAGATCAAGACCGGTCGCTGATGAAAGACCATTCGCCGGGCGCCACAAACGCCCGGCGAATTGCTTAGGTGTAGGGGCAACAAGCAGACGGCTGGGATCGGGTAATGGCGAAGACACTGGGGCCTGTTAAGCGTAAATTTTCTCCTTGGACCGATCCGGATGCCGTTCCATTCATCCGTTTCGAAAACGTCACGAAGCGCTTTGGCGATTTCGTTGCCGTCGATAATCTGAGCCTCGATATCTACGAGCGCGAATTCTTCTCGCTGCTTGGCCCCTCGGGCTGTGGCAAGACCACGCTGATGCGCATGCTCGCAGGTTTCGAGCAGCCGACCTCCGGTCGAATTCTGCTGCAGGGCCAGGATCTCTCCGGCGTGCCGCCCTACAAGCGCCCGACCAATATGATGTTCCAGTCCTACGCGCTCTTCCCGCATATGACGGTCGAGAAGAACATCGCCTTCGGTCTCGAACAGGACAATCTGCCGAAGGCC encodes the following:
- a CDS encoding NAD(P)/FAD-dependent oxidoreductase, producing MTWQSPIAPGISWYQASVGERPEYPALDGSVSADVAIIGGGFTGLQAAFNLARLGVSVVLIEGSRFGDGASGRNGGQLGTGQRAWPGELEAELGFERSKALFDMAENAKHYLLDFAEQHGIDIEYMPGQLNVAHKRGWESDYRHDAEVMAVRYGYPHISFMDREETHERVGSTRYHYGVRDTGTGHIHPLKLLVGLARVAHQAGARIHEMTPATAIRQEGGKTVIDTARGTITAERLLIATNAYIGNLEPVTASHVMPIRSFIGATEPLSKFPQVLKGSEAVADSRFVVRYFRKSRDGRLLFGGREAYTADSPRDISTHIRRQIAEIYPDLKNIEITHGWGGSVGITLPRKPFARDVMPGVTSLAGYSGHGVMLSNYCGKMYADMVAGNARELDVLKDLKIPPFPGGASLRKPLLFLALTWYALRDRF
- a CDS encoding NAD(P)/FAD-dependent oxidoreductase gives rise to the protein MASNYDVAIIGAGAAGMMAAFTAGQRGKSVIVLDHAKAPGEKIRISGGGRCNFTNLHAGPKNYISENPHFAKSALARYTPYDFIAMVDRHKIAWHEKTLGQLFCDDSAKDIIRMLLEEMRAVHVDLKLSCEISEVEKGPDGFRLSTSEGPIRAASLVMASGGKSIPKMGATGFAYRIAEQFGLPVTETRPALVPLTLEPNLLGELSELSGVAVDADVACGKTRFHEALLFTHRGLSGPSILQISSYWREGDEIQLSLEPGVDILEHLKTAKRENGRQQVQTVLAQYLPKRLAQYLAETAKLERPLADLPDKALSSLSERIRRWPIKPAGSEGYRTAEVTLGGVDTDALDSRSMQAKTVPGLYFIGECVDVTGWLGGYNFQWAWASGHAAGEAV
- a CDS encoding methyl-accepting chemotaxis protein codes for the protein MLIDQILSRFSISTKVLAFVLPFVLSITAVGLMGLYASGLLQQRMEISNGTMRSLNGFRNVNAAMTHFLDQTSEETRSAVLDQLASQQSTLTQNISEIGADGTGRNFLDEAIAGTGAVNEKIDALWQLHEAEVKLAASIQDHLTGLMAQQIRVSDEAQKLQRAVVGGENDAKGALKEAERLSSGAKHLSEVFKGFFSAGIPEEQFPYLQKQLPELVKTQRKIANALPTESRDMGKALLASINEIKARVATGDMSLENGRAVGSIISGFRGFEATLSAGAAVKYAESVQKFAAVETGAVQAADVLVGSRTLIADVYDLRIMTATFLNVKDDKTREPILRQIKLIGDNLAVLGGSIADKAFYDSLTGAITPLLASLTADTEALVKTSADRIASFDQASRTMDAIWASLTSFADLQKDVAGTERQEANRLSIGTMIAGVMLAVIGGIALVLTLQRPITRITTTMQRLAEGDLEAGIAGDKRGDEIGAMARALAVFKTNARTKLEIESERQREQMEAEAERRRNDEEKQALDREIEHAVGKLAQALERLANGDISFEIEGRFHGRLEQLRNDFNLSLSRLRDTMHQISGNVDQIQNNGRQMAQSALDLARRTEQQAASLEETAAAVDEITAAVRSSSERAEMVNGVVREAKKNADESAVVVGSAISAMGRIEEASRQISNIIGVIDEIAFQTNLLALNAGVEAARAGEAGKGFAVVAQEVRELAQRSAGAAKEIKALINRSAEEVASGSTHVQQTGTVLSRIGGQIAMISEHIEKIAETSSEQSGALQEVNGAVGRMDQMTQQNAAMVEEATAATQDLSAQTDQLRDLLQQFRIESDRQRSVDRAA
- a CDS encoding glutamine synthetase family protein is translated as MPAKKSMMRSHSAPSKKAVIPPDPGSKRGVSNWKEAATWLRARGIEDIECITPDLAGVPRGKMMPSSKFTSNTSLALPSALYRHTISGEYPDETANFRYEPRDSDLKLLPDLSTLSVVPWETDPTAQVICDIVNVDGENVSYTPRNVLKNVLRLYDEKGWKPVVAPEIEFYLVAMNDDPDYPLHPPKGRSGRSIIGGQGYSIAAINEFDELIDDIYHFSEKQGLEIDTLIHEEGPAQLEINLRHGNPIELADQVFMFKRTIREAALKHGIYATFMAKPMQGQPGSAMHIHQSVVDAKTGKNIFSNPDGSASPEFFHFIGGMQKYVPSSLVMLAPYVNSYRRLTPDMAAPVNNAWGYDNRTTAFRVPVSDSAARRVENRLPSSDANPYLALAASLACGYLGIVKEIEPTAAAEGSANEGSVDLPRGLLEAVALLEGETDFHEVFGSEFVGLYAGVKRGEFETFMQVISPWEREFLLLNV